In the genome of Methanococcoides burtonii DSM 6242, the window CGAGTCTTCCATCAATAGTGACGAACTCTCCGATGTAGGCGTTCTTTTTTGTCTTGACGTTTCCGCCGATGTGTGACCAGATATCTATCCTTATATCTGAGCTGGCAACTATATCTCCGGAAACCTCTACTCTCTCACCGAGTATGGCAGCGTTGGCAATAATTCCATAGCGTATGTCTGAATGGTTACCTACTACGATATCACCATCAAGAACGATGTTCCGTTCTTCCATTTTTGTATTGTCAGGAATGACAAATGTCTTCAGGAGTCCCTCTTCTGCGATATTTTCACTCTCCGGTGAGGATGAATTTGAGATTATAAATGCTCTATCAGCTTATTTAATCTGTTGCTATATGTAAATTTTGACGTACGCTAGCCGTTTTGCAAGAAATTTTCATTGTTCGCATCCGCATCTGACATCGACCGCTGCACCAGTATCAAGAGCTTCGATCTCTTCAGGGGATAGCATCAACTGACCTGTTGCGATCACTGTATCATTCTCATCGACAACAATAACCTCATCTCCGCTTCTGAGTTCAGGGTCGATAGCAGTCACATGTTTTGCAAACGTGGTCTTGCCTTTGGACACGAAAGGCACAGCATCGTCACAGACAGTAACTCTTGAACCCGGTGCAGGTATGTGGTCGTGGATAGCTGTTGCAGCATCCATGCTCAATGTGAATGTTCCATCCTTTGCCCGTACGGTTGCAATACGTTTGCCGCTAACCATTATCTGTCGGATTCGTTTTGTTCTTGACAGCTGGAATGTCACATCATCAGGGAATAGAATATCTCCGCATCCTTTCCCAAACTGGTAGTCAGCCATGACACGAACTTTTTTCAGCATTTTCGCATTTTTATCCATATGCGCAAGATTATGTATTGCACTTAAAAATAGTATTGGTCGAAAATATGTTTCGACATCGAATTTTTGGGATAACACCTTTTATATTTAAATGACATAGAACATCTTTAAATATTATTATCTCTATTTGTTAATTGAGGAAACGGGAAGATTGCTTGCAAACTTTTGTGTTGTAAATGACTGTAATCAAGCAAACCATTCATCCCCTCAAACAAGCCGTTTCCTCACTCTCTTATTATCTTATTCTGTGGTGTCGGGTGATAAGTTATCCTTATTTTTGATTGGCAGAAGCTGTTCGGTGTAAGGCTAAATATCATGCAGCTTTTAATTTCTACCTTGCACACTTTGCAAAATTTCGAATATTACCCTTTAATAACACCCATTGGCATCATTTTTGCTACCTTTCTTGCGATATCCAGTTCGTGGACCACATTGACCACGTCACTACTGGATTTGTAAACACCTGGAGCTTCTTCTGCAATGACTGCCGGATGTGCAGACCTGACCGTAATGCCTCTTTTCTCAAGTTGCATCTTGATATCTTCTCCCTGAAACTCCTTTTTAGCATGTGAACGGCTCATCACCCTGCCGGCACCATGACATGCACTTCCGAACGAGATATCCATTGATCGATCTCCTCCGTGAAGCACATAGGATGCCGTACCCATGCTTCCGGGGATCAGCACAGGCTGCCCTACATCACGATATTTTAAAGGAACTTCTTTATGCCCTTTTGGGAATGCCCTTGTAGCACCTTTACGGTGGACGTAGACGTTCTTCTTTTTGCCGTCAACCTCATGCTCTTCGAGCTTTGCCACGTTGTGTGCCACATCATAGACAAGTTCTAATCCCAGCTCGTCAATATCCGACCTGAAAGTGTCTGCGATAACATCCCTTGTCCAGTGCGTGATCATCTGACGATTGTTCCACGCATAGTTGGCGGCACATATCATTGACCCAAAGTAGTTCTGTGCTTCCTCTGACTGTGCTGGAGCACATGCGAGTTGCTTATCCGGAAGTTGTATGCCGTATTTCTTCGAAGCCTGTGACATCGTCTTTATATTGTCCGTACAGATCTGATGACCTGTGCCGCGTGAACCGCAATGTATCATAAAACTGACCTGCCCTTCTTCCAGTCCAAAAGCATCAGCAGCCTCCTGGTCATATATCTTATCAACATATTGCACTTCAAGGAAATGATTTCCGCTTCCAAGAGTTCCCGCTTGTGGTCTCCCCCTCTTTCGTGCCTTGATGCTTATGTTACCAACATCTCCGCCCTCGATACATCCGCCGCCTTCACAGTGCTCAAGGTCGGTCTTTTCCCCATAACCGTTCTCCACTGCCCACTTCGATCCATGCAGGAATATGTCATCTAGTTCGCTGTCTGTTACTTTCAGACGGCTTTTTGACCCGACGCCCGATGGAACTGCCTCGAACATCTTCTCTGTAAGTTCTTTCATCTTCGGACGGACATCATCGACCGTAAGGTTGGACCGTAAAAGTCTTACACCGCAGTTAATATCAAAACCCACACCTCCCGGACTGATTACTCCTTCCTCTTCATCAAAGGCTGCAACGCCTCCGATTGGGAACCCGTAGCCCAGATGGGCATCAGGCATTGCCATGGAGAACTTCTGTATCCCTGGCAATTTTGCCACATTTGCCACCTGGTCAAGTGTTTCCGGCTCGAGGTCCCGGATAAGCTTCTCTGAAAGATATATCCTTCCCGGAACGTTCATTCCTGGGGAGTAGTCCTCAGGTATCTCCCAGATATTATCATCTACCCTCGTGAGCAGATCCGTTATTTTATTTCCGCTTTCCATGTATCCCACCCCTTGATGATATTGTTCTTAATGTATCATCGATAATATTCGTTAATTTCATGTATCGACAGTGACCTGGACCATGAATCCGTTCTCGGTCTCTTCCACTCTCAGATCATTGTATGTCACTGCCTTGACCTCTGTATCTATTTCATGCCTTTCAAGGTCTATCTCTTCACCGCATGCATGACCTGATAATTCGAATTCTCCATCCTTTTCTGTTATATTTTCAACCTTGAACTCTCCGAATGCAAGAAAATCCACTTCAAAAAGGAATAGAAGTTCTGAGAGCCACTCAACAAGCAGTTCATCTATCTCAGGCGCATTGACGATGATATCTTCTTTGTGTTTGCAGTCCACCTTTGATGTATTTATCATCACATTGAACATAGCTTCTGCAGCATTTGCAAAAGCTTCTTCCTTTGTTTTTCCATAGGCTCTGAACTTTGCATCTGCAGTATGTTCAAGATATTCATATTTTATTTCAGAGGCCCGCATAATTTTCAGATGGTCTTTGCTCTACTTTAAACTATTCCAAAATAATCTGGTGGGTCAATATATCCTGTCTCAGAGGCGTTTCCATATGCTACCCATTCTCTGTATGGCTGTAATATGGCTGCCAATGGCTATCACTACGAGAGACCATCCGATGATCGTGTATCCGAAGATCGCTTCACTGTAAATGTAGTAGGCAAGGGATGCTATCAATATCAGTACAAGCCTGTCGGCTCTACCCATGATGCCGCCATAGAACCTGCCGATACCCAGTGCCTGTGCCTGAGTTCCAAGATAGCTGGTAAGAAGTACACAGACGATAGCTATGGTGCCTATCTGCCACTGGACATGCCCGCCGAAGAACATCCCGCATATTATGAAAACATCGGAATATCTGTCGATGACATGGTCAAGGAAATCGCCTTTTTTACTGTCTGTGCGAAGGTACCTTGCAACTGCACCATCAAGCGCATCAAGGAATGAGTTAAGGGCAACAAAGAATATTGCGATGAGTGCACCTAAGGGGTTATCCACAGAAAAATAGAATGAGATGCCCGCAAGTGCAGCGCATACCAGTGAAGCCACTGAAAGAGCGTTTGGTGATATGCCTTTGTTCGCTACGCGTCTTGCTATCGGGTCGAGTATCCTTGTAGCTGCCGGTCTGAATGAATCAATGGTCATGGCTTTTCCTTGTATGTTCAATGATCTTAGGGGTCTATTATCGATATTGACTATTAGTTTTTTTGGTTCATTCTTAGTTCGATATATAGAGTTTATTTTTTGGCAAGATCTACAAGATACTTTATTCTGCATGAATGTTCGATCTGTGTCATTATTATATATGCTTCCGGGAGTGTCTTCCCGATTGTGAACGGACCATGGCTGTAGACCACCATTCCTCTATGT includes:
- a CDS encoding RtcB family protein encodes the protein MESGNKITDLLTRVDDNIWEIPEDYSPGMNVPGRIYLSEKLIRDLEPETLDQVANVAKLPGIQKFSMAMPDAHLGYGFPIGGVAAFDEEEGVISPGGVGFDINCGVRLLRSNLTVDDVRPKMKELTEKMFEAVPSGVGSKSRLKVTDSELDDIFLHGSKWAVENGYGEKTDLEHCEGGGCIEGGDVGNISIKARKRGRPQAGTLGSGNHFLEVQYVDKIYDQEAADAFGLEEGQVSFMIHCGSRGTGHQICTDNIKTMSQASKKYGIQLPDKQLACAPAQSEEAQNYFGSMICAANYAWNNRQMITHWTRDVIADTFRSDIDELGLELVYDVAHNVAKLEEHEVDGKKKNVYVHRKGATRAFPKGHKEVPLKYRDVGQPVLIPGSMGTASYVLHGGDRSMDISFGSACHGAGRVMSRSHAKKEFQGEDIKMQLEKRGITVRSAHPAVIAEEAPGVYKSSSDVVNVVHELDIARKVAKMMPMGVIKG
- a CDS encoding archease translates to MRASEIKYEYLEHTADAKFRAYGKTKEEAFANAAEAMFNVMINTSKVDCKHKEDIIVNAPEIDELLVEWLSELLFLFEVDFLAFGEFKVENITEKDGEFELSGHACGEEIDLERHEIDTEVKAVTYNDLRVEETENGFMVQVTVDT
- the pgsA gene encoding archaetidylinositol phosphate synthase, whose amino-acid sequence is MTIDSFRPAATRILDPIARRVANKGISPNALSVASLVCAALAGISFYFSVDNPLGALIAIFFVALNSFLDALDGAVARYLRTDSKKGDFLDHVIDRYSDVFIICGMFFGGHVQWQIGTIAIVCVLLTSYLGTQAQALGIGRFYGGIMGRADRLVLILIASLAYYIYSEAIFGYTIIGWSLVVIAIGSHITAIQRMGSIWKRL
- a CDS encoding PUA domain-containing protein, which encodes MDKNAKMLKKVRVMADYQFGKGCGDILFPDDVTFQLSRTKRIRQIMVSGKRIATVRAKDGTFTLSMDAATAIHDHIPAPGSRVTVCDDAVPFVSKGKTTFAKHVTAIDPELRSGDEVIVVDENDTVIATGQLMLSPEEIEALDTGAAVDVRCGCEQ